A section of the Camelus dromedarius isolate mCamDro1 chromosome 14, mCamDro1.pat, whole genome shotgun sequence genome encodes:
- the LOC105090918 gene encoding olfactory receptor 2A12, giving the protein MQEPNQSSVTEFILLGFTFSPRTTPLFFSAFLITYLLIILGNSLITILICLDSHLHTPMYFFIGTLSMLDLGYTTTTMPQMLAHLASQKKTISFASCVAQMYIFLVLGITESWLFTIMSVDRYVAICHPLKYKVIMNPWLCGVMVMFCGLWGVISALVYTAFAMRLPYCGPSNINHFFCEVPAVLKLACADTSVNDQVDFILGFSVILVPLSLILVIYINIFFAILKIRSVQGRLKAFSTCASHITVVTMFCVPAMVMYMKPGSEAFPEEDKKLALFYNVVSAFLNPIIYSLRNKDVKRAFLKVMGWGRAPE; this is encoded by the coding sequence ATGCAAGAGCCTAACCAGTCCTCTGTGACTGAATTCATCCTTCTGGGCTTTACCTTCAGCCCCAGGACCACTCCTCTGTTCTTCTCAGCCTTCCTGATAACCTATTTGTTGATTATTTTGGGCAACAGCTTGATCACCATCCTCATCTGCCTGGACTCACACCTCCACACACCCATGTACTTCTTTATTGGCACCCTTTCCATGTTGGATCTGGGCTATACCACCACAACTATGCCCCAGATGTTGGCACATCTGGCCAGCCAGAAGAAGACCATCTCTTTTGCCAGCTGTGTGGCCCAAATGTACATATTTTTGGTGCTGGGTATCACTGAGTCCTGGCTCTTTACCATCATGTCTGTAGACAGGTATGTGGCCATCTGCCACCCACTCAAGTACAAGGTCATCATGAACCCATGGCTGTGTGGGGTAATGGTCATGTTCTGTGGACTCTGGGGTGTCATCTCTGCTCTTGTTTATACTGCCTTTGCCATGCGTCTGCCCTACTGTGGCCCCAGTAATATCAACCACTTCTTCTGTGAAGTCCCTGCAGTCTTGAAGCTGGCTTGTGCGGACACCTCAGTCAATGACCAGGTAGACTTCATTCTTGGCTTTAGTGTCATCCTGGTTCCACTTTCCCTCATCCTTGTCATTTACATCAACATCTTCTTTGCCATCTTGAAGATCCGTTCAGTCCAGGGGCGGCTGAAGGCCTTCTCCACCTGTGCCTCCCACATCACTGTGGTCACAATGTTCTGTGTGCCAGCCATGGTCATGTACATGAAGCCTGGCTCAGAGGCCTTCCCAGAAGAGGACAAGAAGTTGGCCCTGTTCTACAACGTCGTCTCTGCCTTCCTCAACCCCATCATCTACAGCCTCCGGAACAAGGACGTAAAAAGGGCTTTCCTCAAGGTgatgggctggggcagggccccAGAATAA